From one Gemella morbillorum genomic stretch:
- a CDS encoding ComF family protein, translated as MECSFCKKEIKEKLGFKNVFSKKKSFILCESCKINLNINIEQLGEYTLYYLADYEFLKDSIYAIKYGGDVEECLKYKSLFRKFFEEYNFDLITIVPANNERKVIRSFDHIEQLCTLCNVKFEKILESDYRPKQAKLHKQRAGHPFYTSSSTMSDTNISKVLIIDDVFTSGNTLLSCAKPLKELFPNSEISFLVLAKSMH; from the coding sequence ATGGAATGTAGTTTTTGTAAAAAAGAAATCAAAGAGAAATTAGGGTTTAAAAATGTTTTTTCGAAAAAGAAAAGTTTTATTTTGTGTGAAAGTTGTAAGATAAATCTAAATATAAATATAGAACAGTTAGGAGAATATACCTTGTATTATCTCGCTGATTATGAATTTTTGAAAGATAGCATTTATGCGATTAAATATGGAGGAGACGTAGAAGAATGCCTAAAGTATAAAAGTCTGTTTAGAAAATTTTTTGAAGAGTATAATTTTGATTTAATTACAATAGTTCCAGCTAATAATGAGAGAAAAGTAATTCGCAGCTTTGATCATATAGAACAACTTTGCACTTTGTGTAATGTAAAATTTGAGAAAATTCTAGAGTCTGATTATCGACCTAAACAAGCGAAGCTACATAAGCAAAGAGCGGGACATCCATTTTATACATCATCTTCTACTATGTCTGACACAAATATTTCCAAAGTGCTTATAATCGACGATGTTTTTACCAGTGGAAATACCCTATTATCTTGTGCAAAACCACTAAAAGAACTTTTTCCAAATTCAGAAATTAGTTTTTTAGTTCTTGCGAAAAGTATGCACTAG
- the rplI gene encoding 50S ribosomal protein L9 — translation MKVIFIEDVKGKGKKGDVKEIADGYAKFLITNKKAIQATTANMATLKGQQKRVEKDKQEELVQANLLAKQLEGLEVKIKVKAGEGGRLFGSVSSKQIVEELKKQHDLKVDKKKIDLPNGIQALGYTNVKIKIHNQVEGTIKVHVVEQ, via the coding sequence ATGAAAGTTATTTTTATAGAGGATGTTAAAGGAAAAGGGAAAAAAGGTGATGTTAAAGAAATAGCAGATGGTTATGCTAAATTTTTAATAACTAACAAAAAAGCTATACAAGCAACTACTGCTAATATGGCAACATTAAAAGGACAACAAAAACGTGTAGAAAAAGATAAACAAGAAGAGTTAGTTCAAGCAAATCTGTTAGCAAAGCAATTAGAAGGATTAGAAGTTAAGATTAAAGTAAAAGCTGGAGAAGGTGGAAGATTATTCGGATCAGTTTCTTCAAAACAAATTGTTGAGGAATTGAAAAAACAACATGATTTAAAAGTTGATAAAAAGAAAATTGACTTACCAAATGGAATTCAAGCTTTAGGATATACAAATGTAAAAATTAAAATACATAATCAAGTAGAAGGAACTATTAAAGTTCATGTAGTGGAACAATAA
- a CDS encoding ABC transporter substrate-binding protein, which translates to MKFKKLKVLLGISLLVLGGCSNKGEVKTDNIKIGVLQYAEHNALTSAREGFVEALAEEGYTSDKVTFNVQNAMGDQSNLQTIAEQLARKNDLNFVIATPAAQAMVNVDDRTPTIFTAVTDPVAASLLVKTDAPEGNVTGTVDLTPVDKQIEKLLKIVPKAKKVGIFYNSSEVNSEAQAKIAKETLKKSGVEVVEKTVTTTNDVQQVITSLASEVDAIYFPTDTTVASTISTIGAVLKEKKVPALGGDKAVLEGMLVTYGVDYKEIGRQAGRQAAQILKGKKISELPVEQPKKLAVDINDDMVRALGLNKEELLKVLG; encoded by the coding sequence ATGAAATTTAAAAAATTAAAAGTATTGTTAGGAATAAGTTTATTAGTACTTGGTGGTTGTAGCAATAAAGGTGAAGTTAAAACAGATAATATAAAAATAGGAGTTTTGCAATACGCTGAACATAATGCTTTAACTAGTGCAAGAGAAGGTTTTGTAGAAGCGTTGGCAGAAGAAGGATACACTTCGGACAAGGTAACTTTTAATGTTCAAAATGCTATGGGAGATCAGAGTAATCTTCAAACTATAGCTGAACAGCTTGCAAGAAAAAATGATTTAAATTTTGTTATAGCAACACCTGCAGCACAAGCTATGGTTAATGTTGATGATAGAACACCGACTATTTTCACAGCTGTAACGGATCCGGTAGCTGCTTCATTATTGGTTAAAACAGACGCTCCAGAAGGAAATGTAACAGGAACTGTTGACTTAACGCCAGTAGATAAACAAATAGAGAAATTACTAAAAATAGTTCCAAAAGCAAAAAAAGTAGGAATTTTCTACAATTCGAGTGAAGTAAACTCTGAAGCACAAGCTAAGATTGCAAAAGAAACTTTGAAAAAATCTGGTGTAGAAGTTGTAGAAAAAACAGTAACTACAACAAATGATGTTCAACAAGTTATTACATCGCTAGCGAGTGAAGTAGATGCAATTTACTTCCCAACAGACACTACGGTAGCGTCAACAATTTCAACAATTGGTGCAGTTTTAAAAGAGAAAAAAGTTCCAGCATTAGGAGGAGATAAAGCAGTTTTAGAAGGAATGTTGGTTACTTACGGTGTAGACTACAAAGAGATAGGTCGTCAAGCAGGCCGTCAAGCAGCGCAAATCTTAAAAGGTAAGAAAATATCAGAATTACCAGTTGAACAACCTAAAAAGTTAGCTGTTGATATAAATGATGATATGGTGCGTGCATTAGGTTTGAATAAAGAAGAATTATTAAAAGTATTAGGATAA
- a CDS encoding DHH family phosphoesterase, which produces MNAKRKYEIVIFALYTIGAIIIGLMNLISLAVYLVVGLSVFMLFFYYKKKVSEQTEKYISKLTNRIKDSTEKGINKFPIGIIVIDKDRNIEWANNFIYKNIKVEEIKGLNILELMPEIKDLFELETPVDNQFEIFGKHYKVNYQKDSGYIYFFDITESKVVMQRFRDTRPIIFNLSLDNYEDVYDSLDDEVASKFDSQVVTVLTEWAKKNSIYLKRIDEDRFIGLLNVKDLKKIEKNKFQILDSIRNLKEEFDAPITLSIGVGMGTDFLPELGELAKSSLDLALGRGGDQVAMKDIDGTIKFYGGKTNPQEKRTRIKARVVSNALADIISDSDKIIVMGHKRPDFDAIGGCIGIYTFAKLVGKECYIILNESDQDETIQKIMFEINDTDETLSNVFVDSDEAWELMTPQTTLIVVDTSDASRVIDAAILSKANKKVVIDHHRRGEDIITNPLLTYIEPYASSSSELIAELIEYQTKIEKITPLAATIMLGGIVVDTQNFSIRTGSRTFDAAAYLRSNGADPTKVKTILKEPIENFMSRVEIINNAIQKTPEIIIVKAPDDKRYTNVMLAQSADLLLTLKGIECSFALGYLDEDKVGISARSLGNMNVQLVMEELGGGGHLANAATQIEGVDLDEALVRLNDAIDRVLLQED; this is translated from the coding sequence ATGAATGCAAAGAGAAAATATGAAATAGTTATATTTGCTTTATACACTATTGGTGCAATTATAATAGGATTAATGAATCTTATAAGTTTAGCGGTCTATCTAGTAGTAGGTCTTAGCGTGTTTATGCTATTTTTCTACTATAAGAAAAAAGTTTCAGAACAGACTGAAAAATATATTAGTAAATTGACTAATCGTATAAAAGATTCAACAGAAAAAGGTATTAATAAGTTCCCTATAGGAATTATTGTTATCGATAAGGATAGAAATATAGAGTGGGCAAATAACTTTATTTACAAAAATATAAAAGTAGAAGAGATAAAAGGGTTAAACATTTTAGAATTGATGCCAGAGATAAAAGATCTTTTTGAATTGGAAACACCAGTAGATAATCAGTTTGAGATTTTTGGGAAGCATTATAAGGTGAATTATCAAAAAGATAGTGGTTATATTTATTTCTTTGATATTACTGAAAGTAAAGTCGTTATGCAGAGATTTCGTGATACTCGACCTATTATTTTCAATTTAAGTTTGGATAATTATGAAGATGTTTATGATTCTCTTGATGATGAGGTTGCAAGTAAGTTTGATTCACAAGTTGTTACAGTATTAACTGAATGGGCAAAGAAAAATAGTATTTATCTTAAACGTATTGATGAAGACAGATTTATAGGGTTATTAAATGTAAAAGACCTTAAAAAAATAGAAAAAAATAAGTTCCAAATTTTGGATTCTATTAGAAATTTAAAAGAGGAGTTTGATGCTCCTATTACTCTTAGTATAGGGGTAGGAATGGGAACTGACTTTTTACCGGAATTAGGGGAACTTGCGAAAAGTTCGTTAGATCTTGCTCTTGGACGAGGTGGAGATCAGGTTGCCATGAAAGATATAGATGGTACAATTAAATTCTATGGAGGTAAGACAAATCCTCAGGAAAAAAGAACTCGTATTAAGGCTCGTGTTGTGTCAAATGCTTTAGCTGATATTATTAGTGATAGTGACAAGATTATTGTTATGGGGCATAAACGTCCAGACTTTGATGCTATAGGTGGATGTATAGGTATATATACTTTTGCTAAGTTAGTAGGGAAAGAATGCTATATTATTTTAAATGAAAGTGATCAGGATGAAACAATCCAAAAAATAATGTTTGAGATTAATGATACTGATGAAACATTGTCAAATGTTTTTGTTGATAGTGATGAAGCTTGGGAACTTATGACGCCACAAACAACGTTGATAGTAGTTGATACATCTGATGCTTCACGTGTCATTGATGCAGCTATTTTATCAAAAGCAAATAAAAAGGTTGTTATTGACCATCATAGGCGTGGTGAAGATATAATTACGAATCCGCTACTGACTTATATAGAGCCATATGCTTCGTCATCTTCGGAGTTGATAGCTGAGCTTATAGAATATCAAACTAAGATTGAAAAAATTACACCATTAGCTGCGACAATTATGTTGGGTGGTATTGTGGTAGATACTCAAAACTTCTCAATAAGAACAGGATCAAGAACTTTTGACGCTGCGGCTTACTTACGTAGTAATGGGGCAGATCCAACAAAGGTGAAGACTATTCTAAAAGAACCTATCGAAAACTTTATGAGTAGAGTTGAAATTATTAATAATGCAATCCAAAAAACACCAGAGATAATTATCGTTAAAGCGCCAGATGATAAGAGATATACAAATGTCATGCTTGCTCAAAGCGCAGATTTACTGCTTACATTAAAGGGTATTGAATGTAGTTTTGCTTTAGGATATCTGGATGAAGATAAAGTGGGTATTTCGGCTAGATCTTTAGGGAATATGAATGTTCAATTAGTCATGGAAGAACTTGGTGGCGGTGGGCACCTTGCTAATGCAGCTACACAGATTGAAGGTGTAGATTTAGATGAGGCATTAGTTCGCTTAAATGATGCGATAGACAGGGTGTTATTGCAAGAAGATTAG
- a CDS encoding DEAD/DEAH box helicase — MFFEEYSEFIEALYCVRYSKRDEEEKLNSYKEIYNDYIKFGEVNKDFEEIYNDIITGVVYTLKACDLEFLRVYNGLLLSISKLLRLKVKIHYLEESTYIDKVYVVQGEERNYHCLQCDNKNQKLFFSYETEGTKITYCKRCLEFGRCDNYFLRFYINIPFNKINKLKEPPVILSDVQKEASEKIVENSELRKNTLIWAVCGAGKTEIVYKVIYNNIKNNKKVCMAIPRKDVVQELARRFNRDFSDIPISVLHGDKKNLVDSHFYLMTTHQLIKYYNYFDVVIVDEVDAFPYYGDECLEQGAMTSLKNQGTLVFLSATPSDKVKKLVDEIIKIPIRFHGYLLPIPKIKIEQSKVFTYDKKSQYITQFITQRLELARRLLIFAPTIAMSKSLKLYLEKSLVDDIVIDFVYSEDEKRQEKVEKFKKWEIDILITTTILERGVTFDYLDVLVFESNHKIFTKEALIQIAGRVGRKEYDYSGEIVFLADKINKNMKLAIKEINYMNNLAKYRRLNRE, encoded by the coding sequence ATGTTTTTTGAAGAATATAGTGAGTTTATCGAAGCACTTTATTGTGTTCGTTATTCAAAAAGAGATGAAGAAGAAAAGTTAAATAGTTATAAAGAAATTTATAATGATTATATAAAATTTGGAGAAGTAAACAAAGATTTTGAAGAAATTTACAACGATATAATAACGGGAGTAGTCTATACTTTAAAAGCTTGTGATTTAGAGTTTTTAAGAGTGTATAATGGGCTACTCCTTTCTATTTCTAAACTTTTACGACTTAAAGTAAAAATTCATTATTTAGAAGAGTCGACTTATATTGACAAGGTATATGTTGTTCAAGGAGAAGAAAGAAATTATCATTGTCTTCAGTGTGATAATAAAAATCAAAAACTATTTTTTAGTTATGAAACGGAAGGGACAAAAATAACATATTGTAAAAGATGTCTAGAGTTCGGAAGATGTGATAATTATTTTTTAAGATTTTATATAAATATTCCTTTTAATAAAATTAATAAACTAAAAGAACCGCCAGTAATCTTAAGTGATGTTCAGAAAGAAGCAAGTGAGAAAATAGTAGAAAATAGCGAATTAAGGAAGAATACTTTAATCTGGGCGGTCTGCGGTGCAGGTAAAACAGAAATAGTCTATAAGGTTATCTACAATAATATAAAAAATAATAAAAAAGTCTGTATGGCTATTCCACGAAAAGATGTTGTCCAAGAACTAGCTAGGCGTTTTAATAGGGATTTCAGCGATATTCCTATAAGTGTTCTTCATGGGGATAAAAAAAATCTAGTTGATTCGCACTTTTATCTAATGACTACACATCAACTTATAAAATATTATAATTATTTTGATGTCGTGATAGTAGATGAGGTAGATGCTTTTCCATACTACGGTGATGAATGTTTAGAACAAGGAGCTATGACAAGTCTAAAAAATCAGGGAACATTAGTGTTTTTATCAGCAACACCATCAGATAAAGTAAAAAAACTGGTCGATGAGATTATAAAAATTCCTATAAGATTTCATGGGTATTTGCTTCCTATTCCAAAAATAAAAATAGAACAAAGTAAAGTATTTACCTATGACAAGAAGTCACAGTACATTACGCAGTTTATTACTCAAAGATTAGAACTAGCTAGGAGATTATTAATATTTGCTCCAACTATCGCTATGAGTAAAAGCTTAAAATTATATTTAGAAAAAAGTCTAGTGGATGATATAGTTATAGATTTTGTTTATAGTGAAGATGAAAAACGGCAAGAAAAGGTGGAGAAGTTCAAAAAGTGGGAGATAGACATATTAATTACAACTACTATACTTGAAAGAGGCGTCACATTTGATTATCTAGATGTTTTAGTATTCGAATCTAATCATAAAATCTTTACCAAAGAGGCGTTGATACAAATAGCAGGACGAGTAGGAAGGAAAGAATACGATTATAGCGGGGAAATCGTGTTTTTAGCAGATAAAATTAATAAAAATATGAAGCTTGCGATAAAAGAAATAAACTATATGAATAACTTAGCCAAGTATAGACGATTAAATAGGGAGTAG
- a CDS encoding ABC transporter permease, translated as MDILLSSVSQGLLWSIMAIGVYITFRLLDIPDLTAEGSFPLGAAICAISLVNGMNPFLATFLGMLGGLVIGVVSGLLHTKMKIPALLTGIITLTGLYSINLKILGKANIALLKEKTLVTMLQGFGIPKVYAVILLGLVFSLVLIVLLTVFLKTEVGLAILSTGDNEDMSAANGIRIDNMKILGYMISNGFIALSGALLAQNNGFADLNMGVGTIVIGLASIIIAEVVIKNLSLGKRIASIIIGSIIYRLVISLVLEIPGMDTQLVKLFSAIILAIILFIPELEKKFPKGVRR; from the coding sequence ATGGATATATTATTATCAAGTGTTTCACAAGGTTTACTTTGGTCGATTATGGCCATAGGGGTATATATAACTTTTAGATTGTTAGATATTCCCGATTTGACAGCAGAGGGAAGTTTTCCATTAGGTGCAGCTATATGTGCAATAAGTTTGGTGAATGGTATGAATCCTTTTTTAGCAACCTTTTTAGGAATGCTAGGAGGACTTGTTATAGGGGTGGTTTCTGGTTTATTGCATACAAAAATGAAAATTCCGGCATTGTTAACAGGGATTATAACTTTAACAGGGTTATACTCAATAAACTTGAAAATTTTAGGGAAAGCTAATATAGCATTATTAAAAGAAAAAACATTGGTGACAATGTTACAAGGTTTTGGAATACCAAAAGTCTATGCGGTAATTCTATTAGGGTTAGTATTTTCATTGGTATTAATAGTCTTGTTAACTGTGTTCTTAAAAACAGAAGTAGGGCTAGCGATTTTATCAACAGGTGATAATGAAGATATGAGTGCAGCTAATGGTATACGAATAGATAATATGAAAATCTTAGGCTATATGATAAGTAATGGTTTTATTGCTTTATCAGGAGCGCTCCTTGCTCAAAATAATGGTTTTGCTGATTTGAATATGGGGGTAGGAACAATTGTTATAGGTCTTGCTTCTATTATAATCGCAGAAGTAGTTATCAAAAACCTTAGCCTAGGTAAGAGAATAGCCTCTATAATTATCGGTTCAATTATTTATAGACTTGTTATTTCATTAGTATTAGAGATACCAGGTATGGATACCCAACTTGTAAAATTATTCTCAGCAATTATTTTAGCAATAATTTTATTTATACCTGAATTAGAGAAAAAATTCCCAAAGGGTGTTAGGAGATAA
- a CDS encoding ABC transporter ATP-binding protein, translating to MSLVLKNIEKTFEKGTINENYVLRNLCLEIEDGEFVSIIGSNGAGKSTLMNVIAGVLFPDSGMVSLDGVDVTKDDVTKRSKDISRVFQDPKMGTATRMTVEQNMAIALKRGKSRSFSPGVKKDDRELYKTALEELGLGLENRLKSSVEFLSGGQRQALTLVMSTLVKPKLLLLDEHTAALDPKTSAMVMNLTDKIIKKNNLTTVMITHNMEHAIEYGDRLVMLHEGHVVVDIKGEEKKDLTVAKLLELFKKNSGSNIINDDMML from the coding sequence ATGAGTTTAGTATTAAAGAATATAGAAAAAACATTTGAAAAAGGAACGATAAATGAAAATTATGTTCTTAGAAATCTTTGTTTGGAGATAGAAGATGGGGAGTTTGTTTCTATAATAGGAAGTAACGGAGCTGGGAAGTCTACATTGATGAATGTTATTGCGGGCGTGTTATTCCCAGATAGTGGAATGGTATCTTTAGATGGAGTAGATGTAACAAAAGATGATGTAACAAAACGTTCAAAAGATATTTCGCGTGTATTTCAAGATCCAAAAATGGGAACAGCTACAAGGATGACTGTTGAGCAAAATATGGCGATAGCGCTAAAAAGAGGAAAATCAAGATCTTTTTCTCCAGGTGTAAAAAAAGATGATAGAGAACTTTACAAAACAGCATTAGAGGAATTAGGATTAGGTCTAGAAAATAGATTGAAGAGTAGTGTGGAATTTCTATCAGGAGGGCAACGCCAAGCGTTAACTTTGGTTATGTCGACACTTGTTAAACCTAAACTTCTTCTTTTAGATGAACATACTGCAGCTCTTGATCCTAAAACCAGCGCTATGGTAATGAACCTTACGGATAAAATCATTAAGAAAAATAATTTAACAACAGTTATGATAACTCATAATATGGAACATGCAATAGAATATGGTGATCGTCTAGTTATGCTTCATGAAGGCCATGTTGTTGTTGATATAAAAGGTGAAGAGAAAAAAGATTTAACCGTAGCAAAACTGCTAGAATTATTCAAAAAGAATAGTGGAAGTAATATTATTAACGATGATATGATGCTGTAG
- a CDS encoding DUF2232 domain-containing protein produces MDNNISETLKRELEKLLDSKFFYREPSNNKVIAYSISFLLLILLGSLLKVELLTAFLAIFPLTYVLGAKGLKFYIPLAAVGTAMLVFLSSPHMLFWFVMHMLLAYLIYQSIVKRYSKIYLLIIITTFLFIGLAFYVLLLIKYGVININQEEILKFINDYINAMLTANQSLDKSLVLSSFENIQRTFPVTLFISLFIYSLALLQYTLSMLSREYIIIPTFPKLSRIMISTKTGYIYITITLVYLIVESMMGANSYNFWYILLQNLTNILSLIFVLNGLFTAFFFIEQKGDSPVTKALAVFGIIIFSSIFELVGFVDSLFRLRETYIIKKGE; encoded by the coding sequence TTGGATAATAACATTTCAGAAACATTAAAGAGAGAGTTAGAGAAACTTCTTGATAGTAAATTTTTCTATAGAGAACCAAGTAATAATAAAGTTATAGCCTATAGTATTAGCTTTTTATTATTAATACTTTTGGGAAGTTTGTTAAAAGTTGAATTATTAACAGCCTTTTTAGCGATATTTCCTCTTACTTATGTTTTAGGGGCCAAAGGTTTAAAATTTTATATACCACTTGCTGCTGTTGGGACAGCGATGTTAGTATTTTTATCATCACCTCATATGCTGTTTTGGTTTGTAATGCACATGCTTCTTGCGTATTTAATATACCAATCTATAGTTAAGAGATATTCAAAAATATATTTACTTATTATAATTACAACATTCTTATTTATAGGATTAGCATTTTATGTGTTGTTACTTATAAAGTATGGGGTTATTAATATTAATCAAGAAGAAATTTTAAAGTTTATAAATGATTATATTAATGCTATGTTGACAGCTAATCAATCTTTGGATAAGAGTTTAGTTTTATCAAGTTTTGAAAATATACAAAGAACGTTCCCTGTAACATTATTCATTTCACTATTTATTTATAGTTTGGCATTACTACAATATACATTATCAATGCTATCAAGGGAATACATTATAATACCAACATTTCCAAAACTTAGCAGAATTATGATAAGTACTAAAACGGGATATATATACATAACTATTACATTGGTATACTTAATAGTTGAATCTATGATGGGGGCTAATTCTTATAATTTTTGGTATATACTTTTACAAAATTTAACGAATATTTTATCATTGATTTTTGTTTTAAATGGTCTATTTACAGCGTTCTTTTTCATAGAACAAAAAGGGGATTCACCAGTGACTAAGGCGTTAGCTGTGTTTGGTATCATTATTTTCAGCTCTATTTTTGAGTTGGTAGGTTTCGTTGATAGTTTGTTTAGATTACGAGAAACATATATTATAAAGAAAGGAGAATAG
- a CDS encoding MFS transporter: MVKTKILFSLIMIVFILVLVYYLSKKFELKKEQIIIFWILVLFWTAISIIRAYRKLYAITPIEQGGLSLTPVLAAQIAAGYGLMSLIVRLPMFLASDIFKRRKVFIQIALFLLILTSFLVAFNANYLTLYLSSLSLGISATMLALFNVIFSETFSKDKAAVSVSILSIAPLLAEFMAAPIQYILTMDTYKQFNYMWLVSGIIALITFVLTFMMKDYRPVDSDFSFNKVKVVLKHKSFIYICLLAVLLSFIKFSTSGANMIAYGKTDLNMTPLMLAYIDAVFAVPQLIAGVLVGVYLTHKWGIQKTLLFLLGCLLTFYIIALYINNPYIIYFSYTLNGLGYGGAYNILIALAMQYFDREYRNVSMGIYQAFFALGIYYGDYVYVWIAKHIKHGLFGFSQSKAIFLIVIGITLISMIMVKLKVKDS; this comes from the coding sequence ATGGTTAAAACAAAAATTTTATTTTCATTAATAATGATAGTTTTTATTTTGGTATTAGTATATTACTTATCTAAAAAATTTGAACTAAAAAAAGAGCAAATAATAATTTTTTGGATTTTGGTGCTGTTTTGGACGGCGATTAGTATAATAAGAGCTTATAGGAAGCTTTATGCGATAACACCAATAGAGCAAGGTGGATTGTCTTTAACTCCGGTTTTAGCGGCACAAATAGCCGCTGGCTATGGTCTTATGAGTTTAATCGTTAGGTTGCCGATGTTTTTGGCGAGTGATATTTTTAAACGTCGTAAAGTGTTTATACAGATTGCGTTATTCTTGTTAATTTTGACCTCGTTTTTAGTGGCGTTTAATGCAAATTATTTAACACTTTATTTATCTTCGTTGTCATTAGGGATTAGTGCGACAATGCTAGCATTATTTAATGTTATTTTCTCAGAAACATTTTCGAAAGATAAGGCGGCGGTGTCGGTGTCTATTTTATCTATAGCACCACTTTTAGCAGAATTTATGGCGGCTCCAATTCAATATATATTAACAATGGATACATATAAACAGTTTAATTATATGTGGCTTGTATCAGGAATTATAGCTCTAATAACATTTGTTCTAACTTTTATGATGAAGGATTATCGTCCTGTTGATAGTGATTTTTCATTTAATAAGGTTAAGGTAGTTTTAAAACATAAGAGTTTTATTTATATTTGTTTATTAGCTGTCTTATTATCATTTATCAAGTTTTCTACCAGTGGGGCAAATATGATCGCTTATGGGAAGACTGATTTAAATATGACACCACTTATGTTGGCGTATATAGATGCGGTTTTTGCTGTGCCACAATTAATTGCAGGTGTTCTTGTAGGAGTGTACCTTACTCATAAATGGGGAATTCAAAAAACATTGTTATTTTTACTTGGATGCTTATTAACTTTTTACATAATAGCCTTATATATCAACAATCCATATATAATTTATTTTAGCTATACTCTAAATGGTTTAGGATATGGTGGAGCGTACAATATTCTTATTGCACTAGCAATGCAATATTTTGACAGAGAGTATCGTAACGTTAGTATGGGTATTTACCAAGCGTTCTTTGCTTTAGGTATTTATTACGGGGATTATGTTTATGTGTGGATAGCTAAACATATTAAACATGGTTTGTTTGGTTTTAGCCAAAGTAAAGCAATATTTTTAATAGTAATTGGAATAACCTTGATAAGTATGATTATGGTAAAATTAAAAGTAAAAGATAGTTAA